A genomic window from Diospyros lotus cultivar Yz01 chromosome 2, ASM1463336v1, whole genome shotgun sequence includes:
- the LOC127795290 gene encoding uncharacterized protein LOC127795290 — protein sequence MANDFSSSVAYGLKLSKRIYYGKDAALAPPKPEAMEAPACYLPTAPMVYAVVSDPSIVDNPDVPSYQPYVHGRCDPPALVPLHMHAIAMEVDCFLDTAFVTVSGTWRLHCIMAGKSCDCRVAIPMGEQGSVLGLEIDVGRRSYHTQLITLEDARDSEKVVKAKDGLLLRRQIYTLKVAQVEGGTNLFIKVNWSQKLLYQEGQFCLSLPFSFPAYVKPIGRKISKREKIVLNVNPGIGTDVLYRASSHRLKEVRHQFGKLGAIYEAEVSKWSNADFYFSYDVSSRDIFGGLLLQSPSLHDVDQREMFCLYLFPSNSLNRKVFRKEVVFVVDASGSMRDSPLENARSALLAALSKLNPVDSFNIITFNEGTRLFSSSMELATKEATENATHWIGRNFIAEGGTNIMLPLDQALEMLTKTCDAIPLIFLITDGAVEDERHICDVVKSRIACRRPICPRIYTFGIGSYCNHYFLQMLAQIGKGYYDAAFDADLIGSQMQSLFETASSITFANINVDTLEDLDSLELYPNHIPDLSSASPLIVSGRYCGKFPDHLKASGLLPDMSDFSLDLKVQQPKGIPLDRVIARRQIDILTSHAWFSQDKQLEEKVAKISIQSGVPSEYSHMILVQTDKVKQDSDSVSTEEKLADKNDQKIIFLRNVGLGFGNLVATAENLPPFQEEKLHESSEIIAKAAARCCGRLLDRCCCMCFLQTCSRLSDRCAVTFTQLCTALACLECFNCCFELCCNCDLC from the exons ATGGCTAACGACTTCTCCAGCTCCGTGGCGTACGGCCTGAAGCTGTCGAAGCGAATTTACTACGGCAAGGATGCGGCGCTGGCACCGCCGAAACCGGAGGCGATGGAGGCGCCGGCGTGTTATCTTCCGACGGCGCCGATGGTGTACGCGGTGGTATCGGACCCGTCGATCGTCGATAATCCGGACGTTCCGAGCTACCAGCCGTATGTCCACGGCCGGTGCGACCCGCCGGCGCTGGTTCCGCTTCACATGCACGCGATTGCGATGGAGGTGGATTGTTTCTTGGATACTGCGTTCGTTACAGTCAGTGGAACTTGGCGTCTTCATTGTATTATGGCTGGTAAAAGCTGCGATTGTCGCGTAGCGATTCCCATGGGCGAGCAG GGTTCAGTTCTAGGTCTTGAGATTGATGTTGGTAGAAGATCATATCATACTCAATTAATCACATTGGAAGATGCAAGAGACTCAGAAAAGGTAGTGAAAGCCAAAGATGGGCTCTTACTGAGACGCCAGATATATACGCTAAAAGTTGCGCAG GTTGAAGGCGGAACAAATCTTTTTATCAAAGTCAATTGGTCTCAGAAGCTATTGTATCAGGAAGGTCAATTCTGTCTGAGTCTTCCATTTAGTTTTCCAGCATATGTCAAACCTATAGGTAGGAAGATCAGTAAAAGAGAGAAGATAGTGCTGAATGTGAATCCTGGAATTGGGACTGATGTTTTATACAGAGCCAGTAGCCATCGTCTAAAG GAAGTAAGACACCAGTTTGGGAAATTAGGTGCCATTTATGAAGCAGAAGTTTCAAAATGGTCCAATGCTGACTTCTATTTCTCATATGAT GTCTCTTCAAGGGATATATTTGGTGGTTTGCTATTACAATCTCCATCACTTCATGATGTTGATCAGAGAGAGATGTTTTGCCTTTATCTTTTCCCCAGCAATAGCCTGAATAGAAag GTTTTCAGAAAGGAAGTGGTATTTGTTGTTGATGCTAGTGGAAGCATGCGGGATTCCCCTCTCGAGAATGCAAGAAGCGCTCTATTGGCAGCCCTCTCAAAGCTCAATCCTGTAGattcttttaatattataacTTTCAACGAGGGCACTAGGTTATTCTCATCATCAATGGAGCTGGCAACCAAGGAGGCAACAGAAAATGCCACTCACTGGATTGGCAGAAATTTTATTGCTGAGGGTGGCACAAACATTATGCTTCCCCTAGATCAG GCACTAGAGATGTTGACCAAAACTTGCGATGCTAttcctctcatttttcttattacTGATGGGGCTGTTGAAGATGAAAGACACATTTGTGATGTTGTGAAAAGTCGCATTGCATGTAGAAGACCAATTTGTCCTCGAATTTACACTTTTGGCatag GTTCATATTGTAATCATTACTTCTTGCAAATGCTAGCACAAATTGGGAAAGGCTACTATGATGCTGCATTTGATGCAG ATTTAATTGGCTCTCAGATGCAAAGCCTATTTGAAACTGCTTCGTCCATCACTTTTGCAAATATCAATGTTGACACTTTGGAAGACCTGGATTCACTTGAG TTATACCCAAATCATATTCCGGACCTTTCCTCTGCAAGTCCATTGATTGTGTCAGGCAGATACTGTGGGAAGTTTCCTGACCATTTGAAAGCAAGTGGACTGTTACCAGATATGAGCGATTTCAGTTTGGATTTGAAAGTGCAACAACCAAAGGGGATTCCTCTGGACAGA GTGATTGCAAGGAGGCAAATTGATATTCTCACATCTCATGCATGGTTTTCTCAAGATAAACAACTAGAAGAGAAG GTAGCAAAAATCAGTATCCAGTCAGGGGTTCCATCTGAATATTCCCACATGATCTTAGTTCAGACTGACAAAGTAAAACAAGATTCAGATTCAGTTTCAACAGAAGAG AAGTTGGCTGACAAGAATGACCAGAAGATCATTTTCCTGCGAAACGTAGGCCTTGGCTTTGGCAACTTGGTTGCAACTGCCGAGAATCTTCCTCCGTTTCAAGAGGAAAAATTACACGAATCCTCGGAGATCATCGCGAAGGCTGCAGCCCGATGTTGCGGTAGGTTGCTCGATCGCTGCTGCTGTATGTGCTTCCTTCAGACCTGCTCGCGGCTGAGCGACAGATGTGCCGTAACTTTCACACAGCTCTGCACTGCTCTTGCCTGTTTAGAATGCTTCAACTGTTGTTTTGAGCTCTGCTGCAATTGTGACCTGTGCTAA
- the LOC127796074 gene encoding probable nucleoside diphosphate kinase 5, with the protein MASEARSLPHLLVLPRNYRSIVQIAPRFISFSANFTVLFLVASAISSSLRVSGDGCSDKEKTLAIVKPDGFLGNYTNTIKEIILDSGFSISMEMITQLNEETVKIFYAEHSAKSFFPRLLKYMTSGPVLVMVLEKVNAIADWRAMIGPTDAHKAKVTHPNSIRAMCGLDLERNCVHGSDSSGSATREIYFFFKETSPGVFSKHDEL; encoded by the exons ATGGCGAGCGAAGCTCGTTCCCTTCCCCATCTGCTAGTTCTACCGCGCAATTACAG GTCAATCGTTCAGATCGCTCCCCGATTCATTTCGTTCTCCGCAAACTTTACGGTTCTCTTCCTTGTTGCCTCGGCCATCTCCTCCTCTCTCAG agtTTCAGGTGATGGATGCTCTGATAAGGAGAAAACATTAGCCATTGTAAAACCAGATGGATTTTTGGGTAACTATACGAATACGATAAAGGAAATTATTCTGGACTCAGGCTTCAGCATAAGCATGGAAATGATCACTCAACTTAATGAGGAAACTGTGAAAATTTTTTATGCTGAGCACTCAGCAAAAAGCTTCTTTCCACGACTTCTTAAATACATGACAAG TGGCCCAGTTCTTGTTATGGTTCTGGAGAAAGTCAATGCCATTGCAGATTGGCGTGCTATGATTGGACCAACTGATGCACACAAGGCTAAGGTTACCCATCCAAACAG CATCAGAGCCATGTGTGGGCTGGATTTAGAAAGAAACTGTGTTCATGGTTCAGACTCATCTGGGTCTGCTACTAGGGAGatatatttcttctttaagGAGACTTCTCCAG GGGTTTTCTCAAAGCATGACGAATTGTAA